The Candidatus Margulisiibacteriota bacterium nucleotide sequence TGGAAAAAACTGCCGCCGGGCGATGTTGTCCAGGGTGGGACTGCGGAATCATTTGAGACCGGAGATTGGCGGAGCGAGCGGCCGACCTGGCATGCCGACCGCTGTATCCAATGTCTGCAGTGCTGGATCTATTGTCCCGACTCCTCAATTATAGTAAAGGA carries:
- a CDS encoding 4Fe-4S binding protein; this translates as MTTDKQGWKKLPPGDVVQGGTAESFETGDWRSERPTWHADRCIQCLQCWIYCPDSSIIVKDSKMTGIDYKHCKGCGICAKECPVKPEKAITMGPEGK